The Halomonas sp. 'Soap Lake #6' genomic sequence GCAACCGTCGCCAAGGTGCGGAGCGTACCGCGATTAATGCACCCATGCAGGGTACCGCCGCCGATATCATCAAGCAGGCAATGATTGATGTAGATGCTTGGCTGGCAGACGGTAAGTTTGACGCGTTAATGGTCATGCAGGTACACGACGAGTTGGTGTTTGAAGTAGCTGAAGCTCAGGTAGAGGGCTTTATTGAGCAGGTACAAAAGCGCATGCAGGCTGCCGCAACGCTAAAAGTACCCTTGACTGTCGAAGCTCAGAGCGGTGCAAACTGGGATGAAGCCCACTAAGCGCTGTCACGCATAGCCTACTTAATAAAAAACCCCGTTGCCTTGGCAACGGGGTTTTGCGTAACAGCGTTAATACTAGACTAACGGGTGGGGTAGTACTTAACGCCAGTCGACGCGGTCAAAAATACGAATTGCTTCTGGGTTGTTTTCACCCAGGATGTTCATATTGATGTCGTCTCTAACGAAATCACCCCATGACTCTAGCACCGGGTTTTTCTTAATCCCATCGACTACGGGGAATTCGTAGTTACGCTCAGCGAGAATTTCTTGGGCTTCGTCGGAGGCGAGGAATTCCAGGAATCGGGTACCGTTTTCAGGGTTCTGAGCATTCGCTACTAGACCTGCGCCGCCAACGTTAACGTGGGTGCCACGGCCATCCTGATTGGGGAAGATAAGACCTACTTTGCGTGCTGCTTCACGGTCGGATTCGTTATCCGAGTGTAGCAAGCGAACGTAGTAGTAGTGGTTGGCAACACCTAAACCACACTCGCCGCTGGCAACGCCAAGAATTTGGTCAGTATCACCACCTTCAGGTGAGCGCGCCAGATTATTAACCACGCCTTGGGCCCACTCTTCTGCACCTTCTTCGCCATGGTGCTCAATCATCGCAGCGAGTAGCGATTGGTTGTAAATATTGTTCGAAGAGCGGATACATATCTGACCTTCAAACTGCGGGTCAGCGAGATCTTCGTAACTGGAAATCTGGCTAGGATCGAAATTATCGCGGTTATAAAAAATTACCCGTGCGCGTTGACTAAAGCCAAACCACTTGCCTTCCGGGTGACGCATAGACTCAGGGAGACGCTCGTTTAGCTCTTCAGAATCCACGGCTTGGAATAGGCCGTCTTGCTCGGCACGCCAAAGGCGACCTGCATCTACTGCCAGCATGATGTCTGCGGGGCTGGCGATACCTTCACGCCGCATGCGCTGCATTAACTGATCAGAATCCCCTTCAAGTACGTTTACTTTAATGCCAGTTTCTTCAGTAAACGCCTGGTAAAGAATCTCATCAGAGTCGTAGTGGCGCGCAGAGTAAATGTTAACTTCGTTGGCCTGAGCGCTGCTGGCAAATGCAGCACCAGCCATGATGGCTGCAACGGATACTGTGAGGTGAGTTTTGTTCATTAAAGTCCCCTAAATGTGCATGATAATAAGTTGCATTATCGTGATGGTATTCAATCGTTTCTTTGTGCTGACGTCAAGCCAAATGGTAACTGAAATCATTCCACATAATGGATGAAGCGTGCATCTCGCTGCAATAGAAATTAGAATGTAAATAACTTTCAACCGTGTTCGTAACTGTATTGCGTTAGCGGTGCGATGGTCGAACGAAACAATGGTCGAAGACAACAATGGTGAAAAAATGACGGCAACTGTTTCACTTACCGATGTTGCAGCACCGGCTCTGTCTCTGCGAGATATTCATCACACGTTCGCGGCCAACCAAGTCGTGAAAGGGATCGATTTAAATATCGCTCCAGGGGAAGTCGTTTGCTTATTAGGGCCGTCTGGCTGCGGCAAAACCACCTTGTTGCGTATTGCCGCTGGGCTGGAAGTACTTCAGGAGGGAGCGGTTAGCCTGGATGGTAAGCCAATTGCGGCGCCCGGTAAGCGTCATGTACCGCCGGAGAAGCGCAATGTTGGCTTGGCTTTTCAAGACTCCGCGCTGTTTCCACATTTAAGCGTGTTGGAAAACGTCACCTTTGGCCTCAAGCACCTGCCAAACCGTGAACGCAGAGAGCGGGCAATAGAGCTGCTCACTCAGCTAGGCATGGCGAATTATATTGAAACCTACCCGCACATGCTGTCGGGTGGGCAGCAGCAGCGTGTGGCGTTGGCACGTGCTTTAGCACCGACACCAAAGTTAATGCTATTGGATGAACCTTTTTCTAGTCTAGATGCACGACTACGTGACCGTATTCGGGACGATACGTTGCACGTTCTCAAGAAGCTTGGCTCTGCTACTTTGCTGGTAACTCACGACCCTGAAGAAGCCATGTTCATGGCTGACCGTATTGCGTTGATGCGTGATGGAAAAATTATTCAAACCGGCACCCCGCGGGAGCTATATTGCGCACCGATTGATCCCTTTGTGGTTACGTTTTTTGGTGATGTAAATGAGCTAAGCGGCACGGTTCATCAAGGTAAGGTGCAAACTCCGGTAGGCGCGGTAGATGTCAGTTGGCTGCCTGAGGGGAGTGAGGCACAAATCATGATTCGCCCTGAAGCACTGCGTATCAAAGAGAGCGACCTGCCTTTTGAAGCTCATAACCATAGCCATGTGGTTATGGCGAAGCTGTTGGGGCGCACCAGCTTGATTCACCTATGTGCCCATAGTGAAGATGGCCAGGAAGCGCACTTGCACGCTCGTGTACCAGGTGTCTTTCTTCCCGAGGAGGGCCAGCCGATTGATATCGATTTGGACCACTCCCAGGTGTTTATCTTTCCTCGCTAGCCTTTCTGTTTAGCCCGCAACGACTCAGCTTGGCTGCCCGGTCGCGCCCGGCGCATCGCCAAGCTGAGTAGTATCACTGGCAGAATCCCCACCACTACAATCGTTAGTGACGCAGTGGACG encodes the following:
- a CDS encoding Fe(3+) ABC transporter substrate-binding protein; its protein translation is MNKTHLTVSVAAIMAGAAFASSAQANEVNIYSARHYDSDEILYQAFTEETGIKVNVLEGDSDQLMQRMRREGIASPADIMLAVDAGRLWRAEQDGLFQAVDSEELNERLPESMRHPEGKWFGFSQRARVIFYNRDNFDPSQISSYEDLADPQFEGQICIRSSNNIYNQSLLAAMIEHHGEEGAEEWAQGVVNNLARSPEGGDTDQILGVASGECGLGVANHYYYVRLLHSDNESDREAARKVGLIFPNQDGRGTHVNVGGAGLVANAQNPENGTRFLEFLASDEAQEILAERNYEFPVVDGIKKNPVLESWGDFVRDDINMNILGENNPEAIRIFDRVDWR
- a CDS encoding ABC transporter ATP-binding protein; protein product: MTATVSLTDVAAPALSLRDIHHTFAANQVVKGIDLNIAPGEVVCLLGPSGCGKTTLLRIAAGLEVLQEGAVSLDGKPIAAPGKRHVPPEKRNVGLAFQDSALFPHLSVLENVTFGLKHLPNRERRERAIELLTQLGMANYIETYPHMLSGGQQQRVALARALAPTPKLMLLDEPFSSLDARLRDRIRDDTLHVLKKLGSATLLVTHDPEEAMFMADRIALMRDGKIIQTGTPRELYCAPIDPFVVTFFGDVNELSGTVHQGKVQTPVGAVDVSWLPEGSEAQIMIRPEALRIKESDLPFEAHNHSHVVMAKLLGRTSLIHLCAHSEDGQEAHLHARVPGVFLPEEGQPIDIDLDHSQVFIFPR